The bacterium genome includes the window GGCTCTCCAATGCTTAACCTTGAAGGCGATGCCTTCGATCATCTCCACGGGCCGCCTCCTGCGCGACAACCTCACCAGAGACCGGCGCCAGGTGGTGGTGGTGCTGGTCGTGTCGGCGCTCAGCCTGACCTTTCTCAACTTCGGGGCAACCAACCCGGCCTGGGTGGTGGCCGTGCTGGAGACGCTGGGGGCAGGCGGGTGGGCCGAGCGGGCTCGGGGTGCCTTCGAGGGATCGGACTCCGCCCAGCTCAACCGGTTGATCTTCTGGGGCGGTGCGCAGATCCTGGCGTACACCCTTCTCCCCGTTGCGGCCATCAAGCTGGTCCTAAAGGACCGTATCCGGAACTACGGGCTGCGGATGAAGGGCATCGGGTCGCACGGCGGCACCTACGTGATCCTGCTGGCGCTGTCGATCCCCTTCGTGGTGCTCGCCTCCTTCACGCCGGCATTCCAGGCCAAGTACCCGTTCTACGACCTGGCCCCCGGCGAAGGGCTGTGGCCCGCAATGGCGCTGTGGTGGGTTGTCTACGGGTTGCAGTTCGTGGCGCTCGAGTTCTTCTTCCGCGGCTTCATGGTGCACGGTCTCAGCGCCCGCTTCGGCTACCTGTCGGTGTTCGTGATGATGGTCCCGTACAACATGCTCCACTACAGCAAACCGGTTGCCGAGGCACTGGCGGCAATCCTGGGAGGGATCATCCTCGGATCGCTGGCGTTGCGGAGCCGCTCCATCTGGTGGGGGGTCGGCGTGCACGTCGGGGTAGCGGCCACCATGGACATGGCCGCCCTTGCCCATAAGGGCTTCCTGTGGTGAACGAGCCCGGTGGTCGACGGCCCCTGGTCTCGGCCGTGGAAGCTGTCGGGGTCGGGGTCGGCGGGGCGGCGCTGGCCTGGCTGTTCATCGCGGCCCTCCGAATGGTCCCGGCCGCGGTGGCGGGCGCTGCGGTGGGCGCGGCCGGGCTGAACGGGGCGATCAGCGGCGCGAAGGGCATCTACCAGTGGCGGCGGCCGCACGGCTGGGTGTGCTGGGCGCTGGACTCGACCTGGGGGTTGATCAGCGTGGCGGGCGGCGTGGTGCTGCACCTGGTCAACGCCCTCTACCCCTCCTCGTACTTCGACGGCATGAGCCGCCGCACCAACCGGCACGTGTACGAGGGCGGGTTCACCTTCCGGTCCCGGTTCGCCATCACCTTCGGCAACGTGGTCTCGGCCGGTGGGGGGGAAACCGGCCTGCGCGGAGACTCACCGCAGGTGGTACGGCGAAGGCGCCTCATCGATGTACACGAGGGAGCGCATGTCCTCCAGAACCGATCGTTCGGGCCCCTCTACGTTCTCGGATACGGTGCCTGGCTGGTGCTGGCGGGAGCGGCCGGGCTGCTGGTCGGGCTGGTGATGGACCGGCGCAACTGGCGGTCGGTGGTGGAGACGTTCGCCTACTACGACAACCCCTTCGAATACTGGGCCTACCGCAAGGACGGCTACTGGCCTCCCCACGGCGCCCATCCCCGCTTCGTCTGGAGGTCGGGCTCCAGGACCCACCGACGTATACTCAACAGTGATCGCCGGAACGGCGCTGACCGACCGGGCAAGCGCGACAACCACATCGATCAGTCTCCCGTGATCATCCGTGGAAAGGCGGCTCCATCCATGAGCAGTAGCAACGCGTTTATCGATCCGGGGCTCTACGAGTACATCCTGTCGACCACTCTCCGGGACGATCCGCTGCTCTCCGACCTGCGGGAGGAGACTGCGCGGATGTCGGAGGGAGGCATGCAGATCTCCGCTGATCAGGGCCAGTTCATGGCGATGCTCGTGAAGCTGATCGGAGCGAGCCGGGCCATAGAGGTGGGGGTCTTCACCGGGTACAGCAGCCTGTCCGTCGCCCGGGCGCTCTCGGATGACGGACGGCTGGTGGCTTGCGACGTCAGCGTCGAGTACACCGACATCGCCCGGCGCTATTGGGAAAGGGCCGGAGTGGCGGACAAGATCGACCTCCGGATAGGACCCGCTGTCGACACGCTCGACGGGCTGATCAGCGGAGGTGAAACCGGGACCTTCGACTTCGCCTTCATCGACGCCGACAAGGGCAACTACCCCCGCTACTACGACCGCTGCTTGCAGCTCCTGAGGAGTGGGGGTCTCGTGCTCGTCGACAACGCCCTCTGGGGAGGCCGGGTAGCGGACCCGGAGCGGACCGATGACACAACGGCCGTGATCCGTGAACTGAACGGCAAGGCTGCCCGGGACACCCGGGTCGAGGTGTCGCTCCTACCGATCGGCGATGGGATCCTCCTTGCGCGCAAGCTTTGAGCCCATCCTGCGGCACCGGAGCGGGCAGCAGCTACGTTGACGGATCGCGGGCCGCAGGATCGTGGTGGTTCTCCACTCGGGCAGCTCGTCGCACGGGTGGTCAGAACCACCAGTCCGAGCGGGCAAGCCAGCGGCTTCGTCATCGAGGTGGGTGAAGCCCCCTTCCTCGTAACGGCAGCCGAAGTGGTCGGGAAGAGCACTCAACGTCTGCTGGTGACGTTCGAGCAGGCCAACCGCATGCTCCAGGTGGAGCATCTGGGAGAGGTTGGATCGGGCCGGGCAGCCGTCTGCGCCGTCACGTCCACCAACTTCGTACCGACTCTCGGCATGGCGGGACCTGACTGGCTGCCTGGGGTTTCACAGAGGGTCTTCTCGCTCGGGTTCCCACGGGGAGTCCGGGGTCTCGGCACGGCCGCCAACATCCCGTTCGTCCTCGCGGGTACGGTGGCCGCGGTGTCGGTGGAGGACGGACCGGTCTTCTACCTCGATGGTTCGTTCAACCCCGGCATGGTCGGGGGTCCGGTGCTGTGTGCCACCCTGGACGGTGATGCGCCGGTGGTGATCGGTGTGACCCTCGGCCGCCAACCGATCGAGACGAAGGGAGCGGTGGGAATCCTGTCACCGGAGGATGACCGGGACCCCACAGTGGACACGAACGTGGTAGCGGTCCTCGGCATGCGCGCCGTCGTAGACCTGATCCGGTCGGTCAACCGGGACGAGATGCCATCGGGCTAGCGCCAGGTCAGCGTAATGTCTAGGCCCGAACCGACCCGGCGGAGGTCCTCGAGCCTCTCGGTCGGCATCGGGATGCCGTCCCGCTCCCGCTGCCCAGCCAGAATGAAGCTCCGCTCGCCCGGTACGTAGATCCTCTCTGTGCCGGGAGCGGCCTCTGAGGCATGCAGCCGTTCGATCAGCGCGTCGGCCCGTCGTGTCAACTCCTCGTGTCCGATCGAATGCTCCGGATCGATCGCCGCCACGAACAGGGCGACGCCTTGGGGCTCACCGCCCAGGAACGGATGGCCCACGTCCGGAGCGAACCTCGCGCCTCCTGCCAGGACGCCGGTGAGTATCTCGAGCATCAGTGACAGCCCGTAGCCCCGGTGTCCCCCCGCCGGAGCGAGTAGGCCGTCCACCCAGATCGAGGGATCTCTGGTCGGCCGTCCGTCCGCGGTGAAGAGGACACCTGGCGGGAGGAGTTCACCGCGGTCATGAACGAGATCCATCTCCGAGGTGGACATGGCGGTGGTCGCCGCGTCGTAAACGATCGGGTAGTGGCGGTCGGCCGGGCAGCCTATGGCGTGTGCCTGATTCCCCAGCAGCTTGGTGGTCCCGCCCGTGGGAGGGATGAGCGGAGGTCCGTTGGTGAAGGCCATCCCGATCATGCCTTCCGCCACCGCCAGCAGGGGGTAATAACCCATCGCGGCCGCGGAACTGCAATCCCGGACCACACCAACGGCGAAGCCGACCGACCGAGCCTTGGCCACGGCGCGCATCATCGCTCTCGAGGCCGCTACCTGGCCCCATGCGTTGCGTCCGTCGAGCACGAAGGTGGCGCCAGTCTCCCCGAGTACCGGCAGGTTGCCGGAAGGGGACGTACCGCCGGCCCGGATACGAGCGACGCACTGGGGCAGCTTGCTGCTGGCCCCGTGCGCATACCTTCCCCTCAGGTCGGCCCATACCATGGCGTCGGCCGTGAGGGCGGCGTCGGCAGCCGGCATGCTGTGGGCCGCCAGGACCGCGGCGGTGAAGGCTCGCAGGTCGCTCGCTTCGACAATGCCCGTCTCCTGTGCGGCGGAAGACCGGTCTCGCGTGCTCACCACGGCCATGCCAGGCCGAAGTCGCCGCAGAGTGCCCGCAGCCGTTCCAAGAGGTCGGCAGGGACCGGTACGCCTCGCGCCCGGTACTCGGATTCGAAGCCGGCCTTGCTCTCGCCCGGCACTCTCACCCGGTCGACACCCGAGCGAGGCGGGTTGGCGTGGATCTGGTCGATGAGACGGTCGACTCGGGCCAGGAACTCTTCGTAGGACAGGAAGGCCTTGGGGTCCACCGCCTGGACGTACAGGCTCACCCCCGCCGTCCTGTCCAGCTCCTGCATGCCGACGACCTCGGTGGTGGACCGGCGACCGGCGAGGATCCCGGTCAGAACCTCCCACATGGTGGCCAGGCCCCCGCCCCGGTGGCCGCCCATGGGTAGGAGGCGCAACGCCTCGAGAGCGGCCGCCGCGTCGTCCGTTTCCTCTCCCGTGTCGTCGAGAGCCACGCCCGGTGGCAGCTTCTCGCCGTGGGCCGCGGCGCTACGCATCTTCCCCATGTTGTAGGCGCTGGAGGACGAGTCGAAGATCAGCGGCGGATGGTCGCGCGTCGGCGCACCGATAGCGAAGGCCTGGTTGCCGAGAAGTACCTCGGTTCCTCCCCATGGGGGCATGAGCGGGACCGAGTTGGTGATAGCGAGGCCGACCATCCCGGCCATGACCGCTACGTAGGGGTAGTAGCCCATCGCCGAGGTGACATCGCTGTTGCGTACCACCACGGCGCCGACTCCGGCATCACGGGCCTTGTCAACAGCGATCCCCATGGCTCTGGTTCCTGCGACCACTCCCCACCCGTCGCAGGCGTCGAGCAAGGCGGTTCCGCTTGTCTCCCGCAACGGTGTCCAGTCCACAGCCAGGCTCAGCCCTCCGGCCCGGGACCTCTCCAGAATCTGGAAGATCCGGCCGAGGCCATGCCCCGGCGCGCCGCGCAGCTCGTTCCATACCATCGCGTCGGCGGTGATGGCGGCATCTTCGGGCGGCATCCCGATCGCTCGGAGCAGCGGTAACGCCATGCTACGGACCTGCTCGGGGGAGACGCGGACGGTCGGGTTCATTCCCATGGGACTCCTATCTCGGCGCCGAAGCCGGCGAGGTCGGCCACCAGGGAGGGCGGCATGGGGATTCCGTCCCGCATGCGCTCCCTGGCGACTCCCGCGCTCCGCTCACCCGGCACGTAGACCCGTTCGCCGCCGCGGGCCGGCTGGGACGAGTGCATCCTGTCCACCAGGCTGTCGACCCGATCGACGAACTCCTCGTAGGGCATCGACATCTCCGGGTTGATGGCGAGGAAGAACATGCTCACCGCCTGCGGGCGGTCGAACACTCCTGGCATGGTGACTTCGTCAAGGAAGCGCAGCGAGCCCGAAAGGACCCCGGTGAGCACCTCCCACATCACCGCCAGACCGTAGCCTCTGTGCCCACCCATCGGAACCATCATCCCCTTCAGAGCCTCGGTGGGGTCGGTGGTGGGACGGCCCGTCGCATCGAGCGCGACGCCTTCGGGCAGCTGCTCGCCTCGCTCCTCGTACTCGTGGTAGCGGACGAGGGTCATCTCGGACAGGGCCATGTCGAGGAGCACCGGGTCGTGGCGGCCGGCCGGGCTGGCGACAGCGAAGGCCTGGTTGCCCATCAGCTTGGTCGTTCCCCCCCACGGCGGCATCAGAGCGGGTGCGTTGTTGTTGGCCATGCCGATCATGCCGCGCTCGGCTGCCAGAAGGGCGAAGTACCCGAGGGATCCTGCGGAAGTCGTATTGCGCACCACCGAGACCGCAGCGCCGATCTCCCCGGCTTTGCGGATAGCGAGTTCCATGGCCCGGACGCCGGCGATCTGGCTGAAGGCGTCGCGGGCGTCGAGCAGCGTGTAGGCGCCGGTCTCCGACACGACGACCGTCCTGTCGATCGGCGACGACGCACCGGTCCTGATCCTCGTTCCGTACTGGATGATCTTGGGTGCGCCCAGCCAGGCGTGACCATGAGCGTGGGCCCACGTGATGTGGTCGCCCATCAGCCCGGCATCGTCCTCCGGCATGCCCAGGGCCCGGAACACCCGCACGGTGTAGTCCTTCAGGCGGTCAGCCGCCACGAGGACGGCGCCTTGCGGGGTCGGGCCGGCTGTGTCGCTCAACGGCGTTCCTGGAAGTCGATACCCGTCATCGCCATGTGGGTCTGGAACACCAGCGTTGCCAGGTCGAACACGGGCACGCCGAGCTTCTGGCGGAGGGCGGGGGCGAACGGAGCGAAATTGGTGCATTCGAGCACCAGCGCGCCCACGTCCGGAGAACGGGCGAGCAGGTCGTTGCCGAGTTCGAGCAATTCCGTCTCGAGTTCGTGCGGATCGACCGTCTCCCGGCCTACCAGATAGGTCTCCCAGAACGCTGCGCCGGGGGCGAAGGAGGACACCGCCACCGGATGGTCGGTCGAGGACCATCCGACCCCCTCGTAGTGGGCCTCGGTCAGGTCGTCGCGGCTCATCGTGAGGATCCCGACCTTCCGTTCGGGTCCCACGAGCCGGGAGGCATGGGGCACCTGAAGCAGGGAAGATGATAGGAACGGGACGGAGACGGCAGCCGCCACCTCCTTCTGGTAGAGGGCTAGGAACCCGCAGCTGGTGGTGATCATGCGCACGCCGTCCCGCTCCAGGCTCCTGGCGCCGTCGATGAACAGGTCGAGCAGGGCATCGTCCGGTTGCTGTACGACGCGGCGGGAGGTCGCACCCGGGACGATCCGGTACCGGACCGGAAACGGCCAGGTGGCGGCATTGCCCACGTCCCCGACCAACCGCGGGAACACCGTATCCAGCATCAGCACGCCGAGCTCGAGCCCGTATACGGTGCGTCCCCCGGCGATCATGGACGCTCCGCCGAAACTGCCGGCCGCACGGTCACCAGTCCGGCGTCTCCATCCACGTCGACCATGTCCCCCGAACGGATCGTGGTCGTCACGTCCACCTCGGGCTCGCAGACGATCGGTATCCCGCCCAGGATGGCGCCCTGGACCAGCGAGGAGTCGGGTAGCGAGTTCTGGACGATCGCAACCGGGTGGGTCCCGTGAACCTGCATCTGGTACAGGAAGCGCCATGCCCCGGCCGAGCCCACGCTGTGCGGGAGGACCAGAACGGTCCCGGCCACTCGGTGCCCCTCGATCTGGTGCGTCCGGTTCACGACCCGGCCTGTCCCGATGTCGAGGTCCCCGAGGAAGGAGATGCCCTCACTCGAGACGAGGGCCGGTCCTGAAGCCTTGCCGCGGACCACGCCTCGGGCCGCTATGCGGTACTGATCGCTCATCCCGGGGAGCCTCCTCTCGCCACCAACCGCCCGGAGGTGGCGGTCGCGACCGCGGCGGCCGTCGTGGTCAGCAGGGTCTGGCACCTGATCATGTCGCGCGTGTACTTGGCCTGCTTGGCGGAGTCCACGACCATCCTCCTGATACGCGGCTCGGGAAGCACGATGCCGGGGTCCGGCGAGGTGGTCAGCGCGAAGTGGCACGACATCGGGCACGTGTCCGTGATGACCCTGGCGCCGGCGTCCGTGAGCGTGCGGATCAGGCCTTCCCTGGCGCTCATGGCCTTGACAGCGCCGCTCGTCGTGATCCACATCTCGACGTCGGGGTGGACCGTTCGCCCGGAGAGCAGAGCGGCGTACTCCTTCATCTCCTGGAAGGAGGCGTGGGGACAGCCGATGTGGACGAAGTCGACCCGGGACCCGGGAGGAGCCGAGGAAAAGGAGGCGTACACCCGGTCGATATCGGAACCCCCGACACGTAGCTCGACCGGCGCGGGCGCACCCGCCATCGCCTGCTCCGGCGAACTGTAGGGAGGTGTGACCCCGGGGACGATGAACATGGACACCCCACCCGTCGTGGCGAGACCCGCTCCCAAAGCGTCCAGTTCGTCGAGCGTCGGGGGTCTCGCGAAGCCGGTGAACACCGGAACGCCGGTACCCACGAGCGGCCCCAGGTGATATCCCAGGCAGCTGAAGTCGGTGGTGTTGTGCAGCGACGCCTCGACCGTCACCAGGTGGGTGCCAACCCGGTTCTGGTCGAGGTGGTAGCCGAAGCGGGGGTAACGACCGGTCAAGGCTGCGTAGACGCTGAAGAAGCCGTCCCGGTTCGACCTGGCGCCCAGCACCGAGTTACAGAACACCGTCACCCCCGACTCGATCGAGGTCATGTGCATGTTCCAGGTCGGCCAGTGCCCGGCCCAGTAGGGAGTGCAGGTCATCGCGCTCACGCACCCGAGTGCCTTGTGGGCTCGTACCCCTCGCATGTGGACCCGGGCCAGCGACTCGGGAGCTCCCGTCTGCCGCCAGTTCTCCGTGTCGACGTTGGTGACGTTGGCGGTGGTCGGGACCACCACCTGTGCTCCCAGGTCCACCAACTCCTCGAGCAACTCGACGTCCTGCGCGTACATGGCCATGCCCGGATGCACGTGGGCGTATCCGATCGAGACCATGTCCTCGGCTCCGAAGGCCTCCCCCAACTGGACGAGTCCCTCCATCGCCCGGCGCCGGGCTTCTCCCTGCTTCCCGTCCAGCATCTGGAGGTCTTCGTACGTCAGCTTCACCCAGGCCGCCCTGGTTTAGGAACTCGAACTCGGATCATGATATCGGGCTTCGTAAACCCTGATTATTCCTGTTCCCAGCACACCGACGTGGATCAGGCCACTTCAACCACATCATTCGCAGGCGGCCACCCTTCACCCGGCTGTTGACTCCACACCCGGCGGGAAACGGGGCTGTCGATTGGCTATGACCCCAGGTCAGGATCATGGAACAACCACCTCCGTCACCCGGACAAACCCCCACCATGAATGATCGGGGTTCAGGTTGATAGGCTCGGGCTCTCGAGTCTGAAGGGCCGGACCGGTGACCGGAGGTAGGGGATGGCGATCGTGAAGGGCGGCCGCACCGTCTACGGGCACGACATCGGGATCCTCATGCTCGACACGACGTGCCCCAGGCCGGTAGGCGATGTGGGAAACGCCCGGACCTGGCCTTTCCCGGTGCTCTACAAGGTCGTGCAGGGCGCGGACACCAGCCGGATCATGGGCTCGGAGCCCGATCCGACCCTCCTGGCTCCATTTATAGAGGGGGCTCAGGAGTTGGAGGCGATGGGTGTGAAGGCGATCACGACCAGTTGCGGGTTCCTGTCGGTCTTCCAACGGGAGATGCAGGCTCGAGTCGGCGTTCCCATGATCACCTCGGCGCTACTCCAGGTGCCCCTGGCGGCCCGGCTGGTAGGACCGGGTCGCAAGGTGGGGATCCTCACCGAACGGCCGCACTTGACGGATCGCCACTTCCTCGGGATGGGATGGTTGCCTGAGGAGTACGACATCGTGGTCAGTTCGATGCCGGATGATGCGGTCTTCCCACAGGTTTACATCGACCAAGCCGTGGTTGCCGATGCCGGCGTCCTGGAGGCCGAACTGGTGGCGTTGGCACGCCGCCAGGTGGACGAGCATTCCGAAGTGGGCGCCATCGTGCTCGAGTGCACCAACTTCGTCCCTTGGGGAAAGGCCATGAGGCAAGCAACCGGACGGCCGATCTTCGACCTTTACTCCCTGGTTACCTCGGTCCATCAGTCCGTGGTGGGAAGGGGTCTCGGTAGCGTGGTCTGAGCAAGACGGTCAGATCGGCCACGTTGTCGATGTCCTCGAGTCGGTCCATCGCCGCAACCAGCTCCGCAAGCACATCGGATCCGAGGACATCCGTTCCGCCGACCGTCAGCCAGTCGAGCCAATCGGTGGGATCGAAGGCATGGTCGTGTCCCTCTGCTACCAGATGCCGTCCGTCACTGGTATCGATTTCGACCCGTGCGTAGCGGATGGGATGGCCCTTCTCGAGCACCACGTTGATCCGGTCGCAGAGCTCTATCAGATCAGGGCGCGTGTAGTCCATGACGAGTTCGGGGTCCAGCCGTCCGGTCGCGAGGACGGTGGCGATGGCCAGCACCGACGAGCTGCGGGCCGCCGCCTCGCTCCGGAAGGGTGGATGCATGTGACCGGTGACGAAGTGCTCCCGCTCCGCGGGTAGGAACAGCGTCACGGAGCGGGTGTTCGCGGCAGCCAAGGCGTGGTCGTGGACCAGCCTGGCGGTCAATTCGATCGGCACGATGTTCAGCCCCGTACCGGGGTAACGCTTAGTGGTGGCGTTCATGATCTCGAAGTCCGTGCCGAGGGTGTCGAGCGAGTCGTCCAGGGAGGCCGGTACTGCCGTGAAGAACGTGTTCCAGAACCCGAACCGCCCCTCCATTACCGCCAAAGCCGCTTGGCCGCCATGGTCTGCAGCCAGAGCGGCCATCAGCCCGTTGCGGGCCACCAGGCCGTAGTAGTGGGTCACGAAATCGCCCTCGCTCAGACCCATGCCGGAATGCGCCGCGTAGCCGAGCGCGTGCGCGGTCCGGTGTTCTGACAGTCCGAGCAGGCGGGCCACGGCGGCGGCGCCCCCGAACGGCCCGAAGGGGATGGTCGGCCTTCTCGGCGCCCTGGCCGAAGCCATCCCGGCGGGGTTTCCCAGCTTGCCGATCACGTCGTAGGCCGCGATGAGGGCGGTGAGCAACTCCCTGCCGGATCGGCGCCGTTCCTCTGCGACCGCGAGCGCCGGGGGGAGGGTCACGAGGGCGGCGTGAACACCGGCCGGGAAGAGCACGTCGTCGAGGAAGTCGGAGCGCATCAGGGTCGTGTTGGCGAAGGCCGCCTCCATCGGAGCCGTCCGGCTTCGCCTTCCGATGATCGTGGCAGACCCCTCGTGGCCGAACGACTCGGCGATCCTGACCGCCTGCCGGCCCTCCTGAGTGCTCAGACCCCGCAGGGCGAGCCCGAGGTGATGAACGATGTGCTCCTTCATCTTGTCCACGACCGGCCGGGGAATGGCCTCGTAGCGGAGCCCGACCACATGGGCGGCGAGCCGCTCGGTCTGGGTGGGGTAGGGCACCGGTGCGAAGTCGCGGCCGCTTCTCTCCGGTTGGCCTCGGCCCGGCGCGCCCGTCCCCATCGCCCCTACCACCTGATCTCACATGTCGATATCGGGTCTCGATGCTAGCCTCGCTCGAGGACCGCCTCCCCGGGACATGCCGATGGACCTGGCCAGATCTCAGCGCCTCGACGCCCTACCCCCGTATGTCTACGTCGAGATACACCGCCTTGTGGCGGAGGCCCGCCGCGCCGGACGGGACGTGATAGACATGGGGAAAGGCGACCCCGACACCCCGACCCCGTCCCACGTGGTGGCTGCACTCCATGACGCGGCGCAGGATCCGGTGAACCACCAGTATCCCCTCGGCCTGGCGCGCGGGTTGCCGGAGTTCCGCGCCGCCATCTCCGCCTGGTACAGGCGCAGGTTCGATGTTCGGGTCGATCCCGAAACCGAGGTGCTGCCGTTGATGGGCAGCAAGGAGGGAAA containing:
- a CDS encoding aconitase X catalytic domain-containing protein; its protein translation is MKLTYEDLQMLDGKQGEARRRAMEGLVQLGEAFGAEDMVSIGYAHVHPGMAMYAQDVELLEELVDLGAQVVVPTTANVTNVDTENWRQTGAPESLARVHMRGVRAHKALGCVSAMTCTPYWAGHWPTWNMHMTSIESGVTVFCNSVLGARSNRDGFFSVYAALTGRYPRFGYHLDQNRVGTHLVTVEASLHNTTDFSCLGYHLGPLVGTGVPVFTGFARPPTLDELDALGAGLATTGGVSMFIVPGVTPPYSSPEQAMAGAPAPVELRVGGSDIDRVYASFSSAPPGSRVDFVHIGCPHASFQEMKEYAALLSGRTVHPDVEMWITTSGAVKAMSAREGLIRTLTDAGARVITDTCPMSCHFALTTSPDPGIVLPEPRIRRMVVDSAKQAKYTRDMIRCQTLLTTTAAAVATATSGRLVARGGSPG
- a CDS encoding Ldh family oxidoreductase, which produces MNPTVRVSPEQVRSMALPLLRAIGMPPEDAAITADAMVWNELRGAPGHGLGRIFQILERSRAGGLSLAVDWTPLRETSGTALLDACDGWGVVAGTRAMGIAVDKARDAGVGAVVVRNSDVTSAMGYYPYVAVMAGMVGLAITNSVPLMPPWGGTEVLLGNQAFAIGAPTRDHPPLIFDSSSSAYNMGKMRSAAAHGEKLPPGVALDDTGEETDDAAAALEALRLLPMGGHRGGGLATMWEVLTGILAGRRSTTEVVGMQELDRTAGVSLYVQAVDPKAFLSYEEFLARVDRLIDQIHANPPRSGVDRVRVPGESKAGFESEYRARGVPVPADLLERLRALCGDFGLAWPW
- a CDS encoding DUF126 domain-containing protein — its product is MSDQYRIAARGVVRGKASGPALVSSEGISFLGDLDIGTGRVVNRTHQIEGHRVAGTVLVLPHSVGSAGAWRFLYQMQVHGTHPVAIVQNSLPDSSLVQGAILGGIPIVCEPEVDVTTTIRSGDMVDVDGDAGLVTVRPAVSAERP
- a CDS encoding Ldh family oxidoreductase; translated protein: MSDTAGPTPQGAVLVAADRLKDYTVRVFRALGMPEDDAGLMGDHITWAHAHGHAWLGAPKIIQYGTRIRTGASSPIDRTVVVSETGAYTLLDARDAFSQIAGVRAMELAIRKAGEIGAAVSVVRNTTSAGSLGYFALLAAERGMIGMANNNAPALMPPWGGTTKLMGNQAFAVASPAGRHDPVLLDMALSEMTLVRYHEYEERGEQLPEGVALDATGRPTTDPTEALKGMMVPMGGHRGYGLAVMWEVLTGVLSGSLRFLDEVTMPGVFDRPQAVSMFFLAINPEMSMPYEEFVDRVDSLVDRMHSSQPARGGERVYVPGERSAGVARERMRDGIPMPPSLVADLAGFGAEIGVPWE
- a CDS encoding CPBP family intramembrane metalloprotease; protein product: MPSIISTGRLLRDNLTRDRRQVVVVLVVSALSLTFLNFGATNPAWVVAVLETLGAGGWAERARGAFEGSDSAQLNRLIFWGGAQILAYTLLPVAAIKLVLKDRIRNYGLRMKGIGSHGGTYVILLALSIPFVVLASFTPAFQAKYPFYDLAPGEGLWPAMALWWVVYGLQFVALEFFFRGFMVHGLSARFGYLSVFVMMVPYNMLHYSKPVAEALAAILGGIILGSLALRSRSIWWGVGVHVGVAATMDMAALAHKGFLW
- a CDS encoding MmgE/PrpD family protein, coding for MGTGAPGRGQPERSGRDFAPVPYPTQTERLAAHVVGLRYEAIPRPVVDKMKEHIVHHLGLALRGLSTQEGRQAVRIAESFGHEGSATIIGRRSRTAPMEAAFANTTLMRSDFLDDVLFPAGVHAALVTLPPALAVAEERRRSGRELLTALIAAYDVIGKLGNPAGMASARAPRRPTIPFGPFGGAAAVARLLGLSEHRTAHALGYAAHSGMGLSEGDFVTHYYGLVARNGLMAALAADHGGQAALAVMEGRFGFWNTFFTAVPASLDDSLDTLGTDFEIMNATTKRYPGTGLNIVPIELTARLVHDHALAAANTRSVTLFLPAEREHFVTGHMHPPFRSEAAARSSSVLAIATVLATGRLDPELVMDYTRPDLIELCDRINVVLEKGHPIRYARVEIDTSDGRHLVAEGHDHAFDPTDWLDWLTVGGTDVLGSDVLAELVAAMDRLEDIDNVADLTVLLRPRYRDPFPPRTDGPR
- a CDS encoding Ldh family oxidoreductase, yielding MSTRDRSSAAQETGIVEASDLRAFTAAVLAAHSMPAADAALTADAMVWADLRGRYAHGASSKLPQCVARIRAGGTSPSGNLPVLGETGATFVLDGRNAWGQVAASRAMMRAVAKARSVGFAVGVVRDCSSAAAMGYYPLLAVAEGMIGMAFTNGPPLIPPTGGTTKLLGNQAHAIGCPADRHYPIVYDAATTAMSTSEMDLVHDRGELLPPGVLFTADGRPTRDPSIWVDGLLAPAGGHRGYGLSLMLEILTGVLAGGARFAPDVGHPFLGGEPQGVALFVAAIDPEHSIGHEELTRRADALIERLHASEAAPGTERIYVPGERSFILAGQRERDGIPMPTERLEDLRRVGSGLDITLTWR
- a CDS encoding aspartate/glutamate racemase family protein; translated protein: MIAGGRTVYGLELGVLMLDTVFPRLVGDVGNAATWPFPVRYRIVPGATSRRVVQQPDDALLDLFIDGARSLERDGVRMITTSCGFLALYQKEVAAAVSVPFLSSSLLQVPHASRLVGPERKVGILTMSRDDLTEAHYEGVGWSSTDHPVAVSSFAPGAAFWETYLVGRETVDPHELETELLELGNDLLARSPDVGALVLECTNFAPFAPALRQKLGVPVFDLATLVFQTHMAMTGIDFQERR
- a CDS encoding class I SAM-dependent methyltransferase, with product MSSSNAFIDPGLYEYILSTTLRDDPLLSDLREETARMSEGGMQISADQGQFMAMLVKLIGASRAIEVGVFTGYSSLSVARALSDDGRLVACDVSVEYTDIARRYWERAGVADKIDLRIGPAVDTLDGLISGGETGTFDFAFIDADKGNYPRYYDRCLQLLRSGGLVLVDNALWGGRVADPERTDDTTAVIRELNGKAARDTRVEVSLLPIGDGILLARKL
- a CDS encoding aspartate/glutamate racemase family protein; amino-acid sequence: MAIVKGGRTVYGHDIGILMLDTTCPRPVGDVGNARTWPFPVLYKVVQGADTSRIMGSEPDPTLLAPFIEGAQELEAMGVKAITTSCGFLSVFQREMQARVGVPMITSALLQVPLAARLVGPGRKVGILTERPHLTDRHFLGMGWLPEEYDIVVSSMPDDAVFPQVYIDQAVVADAGVLEAELVALARRQVDEHSEVGAIVLECTNFVPWGKAMRQATGRPIFDLYSLVTSVHQSVVGRGLGSVV